One stretch of Streptomyces sp. R21 DNA includes these proteins:
- a CDS encoding prenyltransferase has protein sequence MTTPTPRTEHLVLPGVLTAEQAGATVHGILAVQRPDGAIPWFRGHHLDPWDHTEAAMALDAAGEHEAAERAYEWLARHQNEDGSWYAAYADGDFADVTDRGRETNFVAYIAVGVWHHYLATGDDTFLDRMWPAVYAAMEFVLRLQQPGGEIGWKREDDGTAVNDALLTGSSSIHHALRCALAIAEQREEPQPDWELAVGALRHAIRRHPERFLDKDRYSMDWYYPVLGGALTGAEAKSRIEEGWDRFVVPGFGVRCVVPNPWVTGGESAELALALWAVGESDRALEILQSIQHLRDPKTGLYWTGLVFDDQAIWPEELTTWTAGSLLLAVAALGGDEPTCAVFGGERLPTGLSPDCCD, from the coding sequence GTGACGACTCCGACTCCCCGGACGGAACACCTCGTCCTGCCCGGGGTCCTCACCGCGGAGCAGGCCGGTGCCACGGTGCACGGCATCCTCGCGGTGCAGCGCCCGGACGGCGCCATACCGTGGTTCCGCGGGCACCACCTCGACCCGTGGGACCACACCGAGGCCGCGATGGCGCTCGACGCGGCGGGCGAGCACGAGGCCGCCGAGCGGGCGTACGAGTGGCTCGCGCGGCACCAGAACGAGGACGGTTCCTGGTACGCGGCGTACGCCGACGGGGACTTCGCCGACGTCACCGACCGCGGCCGCGAGACGAACTTCGTCGCGTACATCGCGGTCGGCGTCTGGCACCACTACCTGGCCACCGGCGACGACACGTTCCTGGACCGCATGTGGCCCGCCGTGTACGCGGCCATGGAGTTCGTGCTGCGGCTCCAGCAGCCGGGCGGGGAGATCGGCTGGAAGCGCGAGGACGACGGCACGGCGGTGAACGACGCGCTGCTGACCGGGAGTTCGTCCATCCACCACGCGCTGCGCTGCGCGCTCGCCATCGCCGAGCAGCGCGAAGAGCCGCAGCCCGACTGGGAGTTGGCGGTCGGCGCGCTGCGCCACGCGATCCGCCGGCACCCGGAGCGGTTCCTCGACAAGGACCGCTACTCGATGGACTGGTACTACCCGGTGCTCGGCGGCGCGTTGACCGGCGCCGAGGCCAAGTCCCGTATCGAGGAAGGCTGGGACCGCTTCGTCGTGCCCGGCTTCGGCGTCCGCTGCGTGGTCCCCAACCCGTGGGTGACCGGCGGCGAATCGGCCGAACTCGCGCTCGCCCTCTGGGCGGTGGGCGAGTCCGACCGCGCCCTGGAGATCCTCCAGTCCATCCAGCACCTGCGCGACCCGAAGACCGGCCTGTACTGGACGGGACTCGTCTTCGACGACCAGGCCATCTGGCCCGAGGAACTCACCACCTGGACCGCCGGCTCACTGCTGCTGGCCGTCGCCGCACTGGGCGGCGACGAGCCCACCTGCGCCGTCTTCGGCGGCGAACGCCTGCCGACAGGCCTGAGCCCCGACTGCTGCGACTAG
- a CDS encoding MFS transporter — protein MSQTTTDQGTRKAGGAGIVPVLAFAGIVVAVMQTLLVPVIKDLPELLSTSPSNATWVLTSTLLSGAVATPIMGRLGDLFGKRRMLLTSLSVMVAGSLVSAFTSALMPMIVGRTLQGFAMGAIPLGIGLMRDMLPREKLASAMALMSSSIGVGGGLALPLAALVAEHTTWHALFYGSAGLGVISIALTLLVVPESPMRAEGTFDWLGAIGLSAGLVLLLLPITKGSDWGWSSGTTLGLFGGAVVVLLLWGLMELRVKAPLVDLRTTARPAVLFTNLASIMVGVSFYVVSLVLPQLLQLPSSTGYGLGQSMVVAGLCVAPLGLTMMFTAPVYARISAKYGPKVTLILGMLIIAIGYGAGLGLMSAAWQTIVISVVLGAGIGLAYSSLPALIVGAVPASETGAANGLNTLMRSIGTSVSSAVVGMVLANTANHVGGVAIPTMHGFRVSFLIATGAVALGLLFAIFLPKQRQAAKPQLRASSEEDAALQRAQEILGGFRGRVLNADGVPVARAKVTLIDRRGRQAGATLSADDGSYALAVPAQGAYVLAAKATGHGPLASSATHAGDDRPVDLDLALPGETVSA, from the coding sequence ATGAGCCAGACAACGACGGACCAAGGCACGCGAAAGGCCGGCGGGGCCGGAATCGTGCCGGTGCTCGCCTTCGCGGGCATCGTTGTCGCGGTCATGCAGACCCTGCTGGTCCCGGTCATCAAGGACCTGCCGGAGCTGTTGAGCACCTCGCCCAGCAACGCCACCTGGGTGCTGACCTCGACGCTGCTCTCGGGCGCCGTGGCCACGCCGATCATGGGCCGCCTCGGTGACCTCTTCGGCAAGCGGCGCATGCTGCTCACCAGCCTGTCCGTGATGGTGGCGGGCTCGCTGGTCAGCGCGTTCACCAGCGCGCTGATGCCGATGATCGTGGGCCGCACGCTCCAGGGCTTCGCGATGGGCGCGATCCCGCTCGGCATCGGCCTGATGCGCGACATGCTGCCCCGCGAGAAGCTCGCCTCGGCGATGGCCCTGATGAGCTCCTCGATCGGCGTCGGCGGCGGACTCGCGCTGCCGCTCGCGGCCCTGGTCGCGGAGCACACCACCTGGCACGCCCTCTTCTACGGCTCCGCGGGCCTCGGTGTGATCTCCATCGCCCTCACCCTCCTCGTCGTACCGGAGTCCCCGATGCGCGCCGAGGGCACCTTCGACTGGCTGGGCGCGATCGGCCTGTCCGCCGGCCTTGTCCTGCTCCTGCTGCCGATCACCAAGGGCAGCGACTGGGGCTGGAGCTCCGGCACCACGCTCGGCCTGTTCGGCGGGGCCGTCGTCGTCCTGCTCCTGTGGGGCCTGATGGAGCTGCGCGTGAAGGCTCCGCTGGTGGACCTGCGCACCACCGCCCGCCCCGCGGTGCTCTTCACCAACCTCGCCTCCATCATGGTCGGCGTCTCCTTCTACGTCGTCTCGCTCGTCCTGCCCCAGCTCCTCCAGCTCCCCTCCAGCACGGGCTACGGCCTCGGCCAGTCCATGGTCGTCGCGGGCCTGTGCGTGGCGCCGCTGGGCCTGACGATGATGTTCACGGCGCCCGTCTACGCCCGGATCTCGGCGAAGTACGGCCCCAAGGTCACCCTCATCCTCGGCATGCTGATCATCGCGATCGGCTACGGCGCGGGCCTCGGCCTGATGAGCGCCGCCTGGCAGACCATCGTCATCTCGGTGGTCCTGGGCGCGGGCATCGGCCTCGCCTACTCCTCGCTGCCCGCGCTGATCGTCGGCGCGGTCCCCGCCTCGGAGACCGGCGCGGCCAACGGCCTCAACACCCTGATGCGCTCCATCGGCACGTCCGTGTCGAGCGCCGTCGTCGGCATGGTGCTCGCCAACACGGCGAACCACGTCGGCGGCGTCGCGATCCCCACCATGCACGGCTTCCGGGTGTCGTTCCTGATCGCGACCGGCGCGGTGGCCCTCGGCCTGCTGTTCGCGATCTTCCTGCCGAAGCAGCGGCAGGCCGCCAAGCCGCAGCTGCGCGCCAGCAGCGAGGAGGACGCCGCCCTCCAGCGGGCGCAGGAGATCCTCGGCGGCTTCCGCGGCCGCGTCCTGAACGCCGACGGTGTCCCGGTCGCCCGCGCCAAGGTCACCCTGATCGACCGCCGCGGCCGCCAGGCGGGCGCGACGCTCTCCGCGGACGACGGCAGCTACGCGCTCGCCGTGCCCGCCCAGGGCGCCTACGTCCTCGCCGCCAAGGCCACCGGCCACGGCCCGCTGGCGTCCTCGGCGACGCACGCGGGCGACGACCGCCCGGTCGACCTGGACCTCGCCCTGCCGGGCGAGACCGTCTCCGCCTGA
- a CDS encoding LLM class F420-dependent oxidoreductase has translation MRLGLALGYWGRGPSADHVPLAQEAERLGYDSVWTAESWGSDAFTPLTWIAAQTSRIKLGTAVAQMAARSPTTTAMHALTLDHLSGGRMMLGLGLSGPQVVEGWYGRPFPKSPLTATREYVDVVRQVLRREGPVELAGRFHSHPYRGADGTGLGKALKPITHPLRAELPVLLGAEGPKNIAQTTRIADGWLPLYWSPMRTDVYTASLEAAPDAFLVAPMAQARVCHDVAEGLLPVKTMLGFYIGGMGHAARNFHADLMARMGFEAEARHVQELFLAGRKEEAVLAVPDAFADEISLVGPRERIAERLELWRKGPVTDLLVLAPDPHTLRVLAELNS, from the coding sequence ATGCGGCTCGGTCTCGCACTCGGTTACTGGGGGCGCGGCCCCTCCGCGGACCATGTGCCGCTGGCCCAGGAGGCGGAGCGGCTCGGTTACGACTCCGTGTGGACCGCCGAGTCATGGGGGTCGGACGCCTTCACGCCGCTCACCTGGATCGCCGCGCAGACGTCAAGGATCAAGCTGGGCACGGCGGTTGCGCAGATGGCCGCCCGCTCGCCGACCACGACCGCGATGCACGCGCTCACCCTGGACCATCTGTCCGGCGGACGGATGATGCTCGGCCTCGGGCTGTCCGGTCCACAGGTCGTCGAGGGGTGGTACGGGCGCCCGTTCCCGAAGTCGCCGCTGACCGCGACCAGGGAGTACGTCGATGTGGTGCGCCAAGTCCTCCGGCGTGAAGGACCCGTTGAGCTGGCGGGGCGCTTCCACTCCCATCCGTACCGGGGCGCCGACGGTACGGGGCTCGGCAAGGCGCTGAAGCCGATCACGCACCCGCTGCGGGCCGAACTGCCGGTCCTGCTCGGCGCGGAGGGCCCGAAGAACATCGCGCAGACGACGCGGATCGCGGACGGCTGGCTGCCGCTGTACTGGTCGCCGATGCGGACGGACGTGTACACGGCCTCGCTCGAAGCGGCACCCGACGCCTTCCTCGTCGCGCCCATGGCGCAGGCGCGGGTCTGCCACGACGTCGCCGAAGGGCTGCTGCCCGTCAAGACGATGCTCGGCTTCTACATCGGCGGGATGGGCCACGCGGCACGCAACTTCCACGCCGACCTGATGGCCCGTATGGGCTTCGAGGCCGAGGCACGCCATGTCCAGGAGCTGTTCCTGGCCGGCCGCAAGGAGGAGGCCGTCCTCGCCGTGCCGGACGCCTTCGCCGACGAGATCTCCCTCGTCGGGCCGCGCGAACGCATCGCCGAACGGCTGGAGTTGTGGCGCAAGGGCCCGGTGACGGACCTGCTGGTCCTGGCACCGGACCCGCACACGCTACGGGTGCTCGCCGAGCTGAACTCCTAG
- a CDS encoding lipid-transfer protein: MKAFVVGVGMTRFEKPETREWQYWDMVREAGNGALVDAGIPYADVEQVPVGYCFQPSTAGQRAAYELGLTGVPVYNVNNNCATGSSALMLARQFVEGGVSDCVLALGFEKMKRGALGGGADGGDFSTSPVARHYGVMAARHGFEMTPPTAQIFGDAAREHMERYGTTEAQLAAVGAKNHRHSAHNPYAQFRDVWSVDEILASRVVHRPLTKLQCSPTSDGAAAAVVVSERFVERRGLGDKAVEIVAQAMTTDTEESFASGSCIDVVGQPMSREAARQVYERSGIGIEDVDVVELHDCFSVNELLTYEALGMCGEGESGKLVESGATTYGGRWVVNPSGGLISKGHPLGATGIAQVAELTWQLRGEAGARQVAGARVGLAHNIGLGGAAVVTLLRVGGG, translated from the coding sequence ATGAAGGCCTTCGTAGTCGGTGTGGGGATGACCAGGTTCGAGAAGCCTGAGACGCGGGAGTGGCAGTACTGGGACATGGTGAGGGAGGCGGGTAATGGCGCCCTTGTGGATGCCGGGATCCCGTACGCCGACGTCGAGCAGGTCCCGGTCGGCTACTGCTTCCAGCCCTCGACCGCGGGGCAGCGTGCCGCCTACGAACTGGGTCTGACCGGTGTGCCCGTCTACAACGTCAACAACAACTGTGCGACCGGATCCAGTGCGTTGATGCTGGCGCGGCAGTTCGTGGAGGGCGGGGTCTCGGACTGCGTGCTCGCGTTGGGGTTCGAGAAGATGAAGAGGGGGGCGTTGGGGGGTGGGGCCGACGGGGGCGACTTCAGTACGTCCCCGGTGGCTCGTCACTACGGCGTCATGGCCGCCCGGCACGGCTTCGAGATGACCCCGCCCACGGCGCAGATCTTCGGTGACGCGGCGCGTGAGCACATGGAGCGGTACGGCACGACGGAGGCGCAGTTGGCCGCCGTCGGTGCCAAGAACCACCGCCATTCGGCGCACAATCCGTACGCCCAGTTCCGGGACGTGTGGTCCGTCGACGAGATCCTCGCCTCCCGGGTCGTGCACCGGCCGCTGACCAAGCTCCAGTGCTCGCCGACCTCGGACGGGGCGGCCGCCGCCGTCGTCGTGTCCGAACGGTTCGTCGAGCGGCGCGGGTTGGGGGACAAGGCCGTCGAGATCGTCGCGCAGGCGATGACCACGGACACGGAGGAGTCGTTCGCGTCGGGGTCCTGCATCGACGTCGTGGGGCAGCCGATGTCGCGGGAGGCGGCACGTCAGGTCTACGAGCGGTCCGGGATCGGCATCGAGGACGTGGACGTCGTCGAGCTCCACGACTGCTTCTCCGTCAACGAGTTGCTGACGTACGAGGCGCTCGGCATGTGCGGGGAGGGGGAGTCCGGCAAGCTCGTCGAGTCCGGCGCCACGACGTACGGCGGGCGGTGGGTGGTGAACCCCTCGGGCGGGCTGATCTCCAAGGGGCACCCGCTGGGCGCGACCGGCATTGCCCAAGTGGCCGAGCTGACCTGGCAGTTGCGGGGGGAGGCCGGGGCTCGGCAGGTGGCGGGGGCGCGGGTGGGGCTTGCGCACAACATCGGGCTGGGAGGCGCTGCGGTGGTGACGTTGCTGCGGGTGGGGGGTGGCTGA
- a CDS encoding DUF5336 domain-containing protein: MNIRSLTRGDGVVIGAAVLLFISSFLDLAGCSGNYCGSIDYPNAWDYSLGLGLGTYMLGVVGGALIVIGRALPQPRKVAGLDLGTVGVAFSVASFWTLLWWLIDADDSGAGLILGFLAALVLAAAAIAGPLVPALNAALVGAPKPQVAGQPYGGQPQGGYGYPGAQQPGQPYGAQPQGQPYGAQPSQPTPPAPSQPQQAQAPGGQPAGDFSPFWFAVPVARPLFAEDGSPTPIAELAPGTWYLAVEQRGPNLVAQTQDGRRGVLQDTSGIQRG; this comes from the coding sequence GTGAATATCCGCTCGCTCACTCGAGGCGACGGCGTGGTGATCGGAGCAGCGGTGTTGCTCTTCATCTCCTCGTTCCTCGACCTGGCCGGCTGCAGCGGCAACTACTGCGGCAGCATCGACTATCCGAACGCCTGGGACTACAGCCTGGGCCTCGGACTCGGCACCTACATGCTCGGTGTGGTCGGCGGCGCGCTCATCGTGATCGGCCGGGCCCTTCCCCAGCCGCGCAAGGTAGCGGGCCTCGACCTCGGCACCGTTGGCGTCGCGTTCTCGGTCGCCTCCTTCTGGACGCTGCTGTGGTGGCTCATCGACGCCGACGACTCCGGCGCCGGCCTCATCCTCGGCTTCCTCGCCGCTCTGGTGCTGGCCGCCGCCGCGATCGCCGGCCCGCTCGTCCCGGCGCTGAACGCCGCGCTCGTCGGCGCTCCGAAGCCGCAGGTCGCCGGGCAGCCCTACGGCGGTCAGCCGCAGGGCGGTTACGGCTACCCGGGCGCCCAGCAGCCGGGTCAGCCCTACGGGGCGCAGCCGCAGGGTCAGCCCTACGGCGCGCAGCCGAGCCAGCCGACCCCGCCCGCCCCGAGCCAGCCGCAGCAGGCGCAGGCTCCGGGGGGTCAGCCCGCGGGGGACTTCTCCCCGTTCTGGTTCGCCGTGCCAGTGGCGCGTCCGCTGTTCGCGGAGGACGGTTCGCCGACGCCGATCGCCGAACTGGCGCCGGGTACCTGGTACCTGGCCGTCGAGCAGCGCGGTCCGAACCTGGTGGCGCAGACGCAGGACGGCCGCCGTGGCGTACTGCAGGACACCTCGGGCATCCAGCGCGGCTGA
- a CDS encoding class I SAM-dependent methyltransferase yields MPAAPRPEPKPEILAAFEAAKGFMPLGEGLALYEAAVEAGRLGLPLLEVGTYCGRSAILLADAAREAGVTAITVDHHRGSEEQQPGWEYHDPETVDAEIGLMDTLPTFRRTLHRAGLEDHVVALVGRSPQIAAFWGSPLGLVFIDGGHTDEHASGDYEGWAPHVAEGGLLLIHDVFPDPVDEFTGQAPYRVYLRALESGAFTEISVTDSLRVLRRTGAGI; encoded by the coding sequence ATGCCCGCGGCACCCAGGCCGGAGCCCAAGCCCGAGATCCTCGCCGCTTTCGAGGCGGCGAAGGGGTTCATGCCCCTCGGGGAGGGGCTCGCGCTGTACGAGGCGGCGGTCGAGGCCGGGCGGCTGGGGCTGCCGCTCCTGGAGGTCGGCACGTACTGCGGGCGCTCCGCGATCCTGCTCGCCGACGCGGCGCGCGAGGCCGGGGTCACGGCGATCACCGTCGACCACCACCGGGGCAGCGAGGAGCAGCAGCCCGGCTGGGAGTACCACGACCCGGAGACGGTCGACGCGGAGATCGGCCTGATGGACACGCTGCCCACCTTCCGGCGCACGCTGCACCGGGCGGGCCTGGAGGACCACGTGGTCGCGCTGGTCGGCCGCTCCCCGCAGATCGCCGCGTTCTGGGGCTCGCCCCTCGGCCTCGTCTTCATCGACGGCGGCCACACCGACGAGCACGCGAGCGGCGACTACGAGGGCTGGGCGCCCCATGTGGCCGAAGGGGGCCTGCTCCTCATCCACGACGTCTTCCCGGACCCGGTGGACGAGTTCACCGGCCAGGCGCCGTACCGCGTGTATCTCCGGGCCCTGGAGTCCGGCGCGTTCACCGAGATCTCGGTGACCGACTCGCTGCGCGTCCTGCGGCGAACGGGAGCGGGGATCTGA
- a CDS encoding class I SAM-dependent methyltransferase — protein MLTVDFSRFPLAPGDRVLDLGCGAGRHAFECYRRGAQVVALDQNGEEIREVAKWFAAMKEAGEAPAGATATAMEGDALALPFPDESFDVVIISEVMEHIPDDKGVLAEMVRVLRPGGRIAITVPRYGPEKVCWSLSDAYHEVEGGHIRIYKADELLGKIREAGLKPYGTHHAHALHSPYWWLKCAFGVDNDKALPVRAYHKLLVWDIMKKPLATRVAEQALNPLIGKSFVAYATKPHLPVDAAAVDAS, from the coding sequence GTGCTGACCGTCGACTTCTCCCGGTTCCCGCTCGCCCCGGGCGACCGCGTCCTGGACCTCGGCTGCGGTGCCGGACGGCACGCGTTCGAGTGCTACCGGCGCGGTGCCCAGGTCGTGGCGCTCGACCAGAACGGGGAGGAGATCCGCGAGGTCGCCAAGTGGTTCGCGGCGATGAAGGAGGCCGGCGAGGCACCGGCCGGGGCCACCGCCACGGCCATGGAGGGCGACGCCCTCGCGCTGCCCTTCCCCGACGAGTCCTTCGACGTCGTGATCATCTCCGAGGTCATGGAGCACATCCCCGACGACAAGGGCGTCCTCGCCGAGATGGTCCGCGTGCTCCGGCCCGGCGGCCGCATCGCGATCACCGTCCCGCGCTACGGCCCCGAGAAGGTCTGCTGGTCGCTGTCGGACGCCTACCACGAGGTCGAGGGCGGCCACATCCGCATCTACAAGGCGGACGAACTGCTCGGCAAGATCCGTGAGGCGGGCCTGAAGCCGTACGGCACCCATCACGCCCACGCGCTGCACTCGCCGTACTGGTGGCTGAAGTGCGCGTTCGGCGTCGACAACGACAAGGCGCTGCCCGTGCGGGCGTACCACAAGCTCCTGGTCTGGGACATCATGAAGAAGCCCCTCGCGACAAGGGTCGCCGAGCAGGCGCTGAACCCGCTGATCGGCAAGAGCTTCGTGGCGTACGCGACCAAGCCGCACCTGCCCGTCGACGCCGCCGCGGTGGACGCTTCGTGA
- a CDS encoding glycosyltransferase family 4 protein: MTAEAREAGPRKDSAAGGERPLDIALLTYRGDPFCGGQGVYVRHLSRELVRLGHRVEVIGSQPYPVLDEGENLHGLSLTELPSLDLYGPPHPFRTPKRDEYRDWIDALEVGTMWTGGFPEPLTFSLRARRHLRARRGEFDIVHDNQTLGYGLLGDVGAPLVTTIHHPITVDRQLELDAAQSWGQRLSKRRWYAFTRMQKRVARRLPSVLTVSGTSRQEIVEHLGVRDERIHVVHIGADTDLFSPDPSIPQIPGRIVTTSSADVPLKGLVFLVEALAKVRTEHPGAHLVVVGKRAEDGPVAQAIERYGLEGAVEFVKGISDAELVDLVRSAEVACVPSLYEGFSLPAAEAMATGTPLVATTGGAIPEVAGPDGETCLAVPPGDAGALAAALSRLLGDPGLRARLGTAGRARVLARFTWAKAAEGTVAHYREAMALRPRGGTPAVAGPDGSAVQNPGRPEAATATTSVYRESRATC, translated from the coding sequence GTGACCGCTGAGGCCAGGGAGGCGGGTCCTCGGAAGGACTCCGCCGCTGGGGGAGAGCGACCGCTCGACATCGCGCTCCTCACCTACCGGGGCGACCCGTTCTGCGGCGGCCAGGGCGTCTACGTACGGCACCTCTCGCGCGAACTCGTCCGCCTCGGCCACCGCGTCGAGGTCATCGGCTCCCAGCCCTACCCCGTCCTCGACGAGGGCGAGAACCTCCACGGGCTCTCCCTCACCGAACTCCCCAGCCTCGACCTGTACGGCCCGCCGCACCCTTTTCGCACCCCGAAGCGCGACGAGTACCGGGACTGGATCGACGCCCTCGAGGTCGGCACGATGTGGACCGGCGGCTTCCCCGAGCCGCTGACCTTCTCGCTGCGCGCCCGCCGCCATCTGCGCGCCCGCCGCGGCGAGTTCGACATCGTGCACGACAACCAGACCCTCGGCTACGGACTGCTGGGCGACGTCGGCGCACCGCTCGTCACCACCATCCACCACCCCATCACCGTGGACCGGCAGTTGGAGCTGGACGCGGCGCAGAGCTGGGGCCAGCGCCTGTCCAAGCGCCGCTGGTACGCGTTCACCCGCATGCAGAAGCGCGTCGCCCGCCGCCTGCCCTCCGTGCTCACCGTCTCCGGCACCTCCCGCCAGGAGATCGTCGAACATCTCGGCGTACGCGACGAGCGCATCCACGTCGTGCACATCGGCGCGGACACCGACCTCTTCTCGCCGGATCCGTCGATCCCGCAGATCCCGGGCAGGATCGTCACCACCTCCAGCGCCGACGTGCCGCTCAAGGGCCTCGTCTTCCTCGTCGAGGCGCTCGCGAAGGTGCGCACCGAGCACCCCGGCGCGCACCTCGTCGTCGTCGGCAAGCGCGCCGAGGACGGGCCGGTCGCCCAGGCCATCGAGCGCTACGGCCTCGAAGGCGCCGTCGAGTTCGTCAAGGGGATCTCCGACGCCGAACTCGTCGACCTCGTACGGTCGGCGGAGGTCGCCTGCGTGCCCTCCCTGTACGAGGGCTTCTCGCTCCCCGCCGCCGAGGCGATGGCCACCGGCACACCGCTCGTGGCCACCACCGGCGGCGCCATCCCGGAGGTCGCGGGCCCCGACGGGGAGACCTGCCTCGCCGTACCGCCCGGTGACGCGGGCGCACTTGCCGCCGCGCTGAGCCGCCTCCTCGGCGACCCCGGGCTGCGTGCCCGGCTCGGCACCGCCGGGCGGGCGCGGGTCCTCGCCCGCTTCACCTGGGCCAAGGCCGCCGAGGGCACGGTGGCCCACTACCGCGAGGCCATGGCCCTGCGCCCGCGTGGCGGAACCCCCGCGGTGGCGGGCCCCGACGGCTCCGCAGTACAGAACCCCGGCCGCCCCGAGGCCGCAACAGCAACAACAAGCGTCTATCGCGAAAGCAGGGCCACGTGCTGA
- a CDS encoding N-acetylmuramoyl-L-alanine amidase, with the protein MSYVGPDFDPPQPHRSRRGPLTVAVAALVPTALVGWLVYTAVGDSGDGGGGTDKAAPASVSPASSAPATTRPSPSDDGKKPSATPTPTPTTSRPAASGPLKGKVVVIDPGHNTGNFQHSADINRKVNIGTNWKECDTTGTSTNAGYTEAQFTLDVSRRLRTILQEQGATVKFTQDGDRPWGPCVDERARIGNNAHADAVVSIHADGSAAGNRGFHVILPGAVHAGAADTRPIVASSRDLGERIAGNFVRDTGSAPSNYVGDGTGLVVRKDLGGLNLSTVPKVFIECGNMRDSKDAALLTSGAWRQKAAHGISEGIVSFLRG; encoded by the coding sequence GTGTCGTACGTAGGCCCTGACTTCGATCCTCCCCAGCCGCACCGCTCCCGGCGCGGGCCGTTGACCGTCGCGGTCGCCGCCCTGGTGCCGACAGCACTGGTCGGCTGGCTCGTCTACACCGCGGTGGGCGACTCCGGCGACGGGGGCGGCGGTACGGACAAGGCGGCGCCCGCGTCGGTCTCGCCGGCCTCCTCGGCGCCCGCCACCACGCGGCCCTCCCCCTCGGACGACGGCAAGAAGCCGAGTGCGACGCCGACCCCGACGCCCACCACGTCCCGCCCAGCCGCTTCCGGACCCCTCAAGGGCAAGGTCGTCGTCATCGACCCGGGCCACAACACGGGCAACTTCCAGCACTCGGCCGACATCAACCGCAAGGTGAACATCGGTACGAACTGGAAGGAGTGCGACACCACGGGCACATCGACCAACGCGGGTTACACGGAAGCCCAGTTCACGCTCGACGTCTCGCGCCGGCTGCGCACGATCCTGCAAGAGCAGGGCGCCACGGTGAAGTTCACCCAGGACGGCGACCGCCCCTGGGGGCCGTGCGTCGACGAGCGGGCCCGGATCGGCAACAACGCACACGCCGACGCGGTGGTCTCGATCCACGCGGACGGCTCGGCGGCCGGCAACCGCGGCTTCCACGTGATCCTTCCCGGGGCCGTGCACGCGGGCGCCGCCGACACCCGCCCGATCGTCGCCTCCTCCCGCGATCTCGGCGAGCGCATCGCGGGCAACTTCGTGCGGGACACGGGCAGCGCCCCCTCGAACTACGTCGGTGACGGCACCGGTCTGGTCGTCCGTAAGGATCTCGGCGGTCTCAATCTGTCAACGGTTCCCAAGGTGTTCATCGAGTGCGGCAACATGCGCGATAGCAAGGACGCGGCGCTGCTGACCAGTGGCGCGTGGCGGCAGAAGGCGGCGCATGGGATCTCTGAGGGAATCGTGAGTTTCCTGCGCGGGTAG